Within Coprobacillus cateniformis, the genomic segment TTCGCTATCAAGCGTGGTTAAAATCGTGGTAAATACTTCTTATGCGATTAGACGCTGAACCTCTGATTTTGCGGTATCTATGGACGCATGAGCATACCAGTTCATTGTGATACTGATGTTTGAATGTCCCATGATATACTGTAAATCTTTCGGGTTCATGTTCTTGCTTGCCAGTCTTGTGCAGAACGTATGGCGTAGCGTATGTGGTGTGATATGTGGCAAGGGGTTATCCTTGTGGTGTTTGTTATATTTCTTTACCATACGGACAAATAAGGCGTTGTAATCAATCGCAACTTTAGGATTGCCTTTCGGATTGACGAACAGAAAATCTTTGTATCCGTCTATCTCTATCAGTTTCCCTTTTGTGCGTTTCCTTATGACCCGTTGAAATGCCTG encodes:
- a CDS encoding site-specific integrase, with amino-acid sequence LTEEQEQALLSFIKTDNVYHKYYDDVLILLKTGLRISELCGLTVADIDFKNEVVVIDHQLLKNKEQGYYIETPKTKSGTRQVPLSRETIQAFQRVIRKRTKGKLIEIDGYKDFLFVNPKGNPKVAIDYNALFVRMVKKYNKHHKDNPLPHITPHTLRHTFCTRLASKNMNPKDLQYIMGHSNISITMNWYAHASIDTAKSEVQRLIA